One window of Chlamydia sp. 04-14 genomic DNA carries:
- the nrdR gene encoding transcriptional regulator NrdR — MQCPFCNHGELKVIDSRNAPEANAIKRRRECLNCGQRFTTFETVELTLQVLKRDGRYENFQESKLINGLNAASSHTRIGQDQVHAIASNVKSELLGKQNREISTKEIGELVMKYLKKADMIAYIRFACVYRRFKDVGELMEVLLSATPDMEK; from the coding sequence ATGCAGTGTCCTTTTTGCAATCATGGGGAATTAAAAGTTATAGATTCGAGAAATGCGCCAGAAGCAAATGCAATTAAACGCCGACGAGAATGCTTAAATTGCGGTCAAAGGTTCACGACTTTTGAAACCGTCGAGCTAACTCTGCAGGTATTGAAACGCGATGGTCGTTACGAGAATTTCCAAGAATCTAAACTAATTAACGGATTAAATGCCGCTTCTAGTCACACACGTATAGGTCAAGATCAAGTGCATGCAATAGCCTCTAACGTGAAATCTGAACTGTTGGGAAAACAAAATAGGGAAATCTCTACCAAAGAAATTGGCGAACTAGTAATGAAATATCTAAAAAAGGCAGACATGATTGCCTACATTAGATTTGCCTGCGTCTATAGAAGATTTAAAGATGTTGGCGAATTAATGGAGGTTTTGCTATCTGCAACTCCGGATATGGAAAAATAG
- a CDS encoding polymorphic outer membrane protein middle domain-containing protein: MKQMFFWKFVLLSSLTPLAYTSHLSGTEIVLPLSGMHTGEDLELFTMLTTSPQGTNYTLRGEFTLKDFLGCSIHKSGGAFRNLEGNLTFTGSTPLAILNFTNLQLGGQGAGVFSKSLLTFENLKAVNVENNQSTGGVLTSRQDMFFTRNTNLLFQNNVSHGAGGAILLTGAQPNRMIFSEQRGLISFIKNHAEVVKNITNSGNGGAISSEVAGSTILFDGNQEIVFQENYAKSGGGIYNAQGTVEFSKNKNTITFIENRALESGGAIYTNLCSINKQSAPVSFCKNSARNLGGAVYSQQIIIKNNDESIFFRENHAEGGGAIASTSCNLTASQPIIFSENSSGNLGGGAIYLSGPQPKLHLHAQNADIIFSGNITKISTKHSSITNNNAITIKGAPEAIRLIANENQSIIFYDPILATSQSINPVDINSVDNIFHCGSVIFSGEKLAIDRQDKSNKTSIFNQPVYLNNGTLSITSGAILAVQEFKQLGGILNLSPGSMLTSYNSLGKDLLISNISFGLDATNSHLPAEIRALGNSGIRLSGSPQIHDPDNIFYDNHDLASQPYQMEIIFKSDKNINTDGFIPEEIAVQQNAYGYQGVWKFNWSGEDSKRHKTLKALWIPTGTFILNPEKEGYLVPSSTWATFTGMRSSNDAILDNYLNNNMLIPIKHICIFGGIVSSVMEQNADNYNNFSTTQAGHNLGIKLPFSPNTVVCATFTQLHGSSSQDNIPGKSHSHMLLGTIAAFKNWRALSFRSSVSYAEESHVMKHQFSKKDITRGSWKNQGFRSSVGLSYAYPKGIRCLKITPFVDLEYTVINQNPFIETGYDPRYFASSHLSNLALPTGVSLEMRFFGAKYSLFTQFSMAYIKDLLRENPVTTASLILNQHSWKVAGVFIGQEAMNLKFRTTFKYRLATAYLGISTIQREGNNLSGDAFGGLSLSF, translated from the coding sequence ATGAAGCAGATGTTTTTTTGGAAATTCGTACTTCTTTCTTCACTAACACCATTAGCCTACACTTCTCATTTATCAGGAACGGAGATTGTTCTCCCTTTATCGGGAATGCATACAGGTGAAGATCTTGAATTATTCACCATGTTAACTACATCCCCTCAAGGAACAAATTACACCTTACGAGGTGAGTTTACTCTTAAGGATTTTCTTGGTTGCAGTATCCATAAATCGGGAGGAGCATTTCGCAATTTAGAAGGAAATCTTACATTTACAGGTAGCACTCCCCTAGCGATATTAAATTTTACTAATTTACAACTAGGTGGTCAGGGAGCAGGTGTATTTTCTAAATCTCTTCTTACCTTTGAGAATTTAAAAGCAGTCAATGTAGAAAACAACCAAAGTACTGGAGGAGTTCTTACCTCTAGACAGGATATGTTCTTCACTAGAAATACAAATCTGCTTTTTCAAAATAATGTAAGTCATGGCGCAGGTGGTGCGATTCTTCTTACAGGAGCACAACCAAATCGTATGATATTTAGTGAGCAGCGCGGCTTAATTTCTTTTATTAAGAACCATGCAGAAGTCGTAAAAAATATTACCAATTCAGGTAATGGTGGGGCTATCAGTAGCGAAGTTGCTGGATCTACTATCTTATTTGATGGGAATCAGGAAATTGTCTTCCAAGAAAATTATGCTAAATCTGGTGGCGGAATTTATAATGCCCAAGGAACTGTTGAATTCTCTAAGAATAAAAATACGATTACCTTCATAGAAAATAGAGCTTTAGAATCTGGGGGAGCTATTTATACGAATCTCTGTAGTATAAATAAGCAATCCGCTCCTGTATCTTTTTGCAAAAATAGTGCTCGCAACCTAGGTGGTGCCGTCTATTCTCAACAGATAATTATTAAAAACAATGATGAGTCTATTTTCTTTAGAGAAAACCATGCAGAAGGTGGTGGAGCTATAGCCTCAACAAGCTGCAATCTTACAGCTTCCCAACCAATTATCTTCTCTGAAAATTCATCTGGAAATTTGGGAGGAGGCGCAATTTATTTAAGTGGGCCGCAACCAAAACTACATTTGCATGCACAAAATGCAGATATTATATTTAGCGGAAACATCACAAAGATCTCTACCAAGCACTCTTCAATTACAAATAACAATGCAATTACAATCAAAGGTGCTCCTGAAGCTATTCGACTCATTGCCAATGAAAATCAATCAATTATTTTCTATGATCCAATTCTTGCAACATCACAAAGTATAAATCCTGTGGATATTAACTCTGTTGATAATATTTTCCATTGCGGATCTGTTATCTTTTCAGGAGAAAAACTTGCGATAGATCGCCAGGATAAAAGTAATAAAACTTCTATCTTTAACCAACCTGTATATCTAAATAACGGGACCCTTTCTATTACAAGCGGTGCCATTCTTGCCGTTCAAGAATTTAAGCAATTAGGTGGGATATTAAATCTTAGCCCAGGATCTATGTTAACAAGCTACAACAGCTTAGGAAAAGATCTACTCATTTCTAATATTAGCTTTGGTTTAGATGCTACTAATTCTCATCTTCCTGCTGAAATACGCGCATTAGGAAATTCAGGGATCCGACTTTCGGGATCTCCTCAAATTCATGATCCCGATAATATCTTCTATGATAATCATGATCTAGCATCTCAGCCATACCAGATGGAAATCATTTTCAAGTCTGATAAAAATATCAATACTGATGGATTTATTCCTGAAGAGATTGCTGTGCAACAAAATGCCTATGGCTACCAAGGTGTATGGAAATTTAATTGGTCTGGTGAAGATTCCAAACGACATAAAACATTAAAAGCTTTGTGGATACCCACGGGCACATTCATTTTGAATCCAGAGAAAGAGGGTTATCTAGTTCCATCTTCTACATGGGCAACATTTACAGGTATGCGATCTTCCAATGATGCTATCCTCGATAACTACTTAAATAACAATATGCTCATTCCTATTAAGCATATTTGTATTTTTGGTGGTATCGTCTCTAGTGTTATGGAACAAAACGCTGATAACTATAATAACTTTTCCACAACACAAGCCGGTCACAATCTAGGAATTAAACTTCCTTTTTCACCAAATACTGTTGTGTGCGCCACATTCACACAGCTTCACGGATCTAGCTCTCAGGATAACATTCCAGGGAAAAGCCACTCGCATATGCTATTGGGAACAATAGCAGCTTTTAAGAACTGGCGTGCTTTATCTTTTAGATCTTCTGTAAGCTATGCTGAAGAATCTCATGTTATGAAACATCAGTTCTCAAAAAAGGACATTACCCGAGGCTCTTGGAAGAACCAAGGATTCCGAAGTAGTGTGGGCTTATCTTATGCCTATCCAAAGGGGATTCGTTGTCTTAAAATTACTCCATTTGTAGATCTTGAGTATACCGTAATCAATCAAAATCCTTTCATAGAAACAGGATATGATCCTCGGTATTTCGCCTCTTCACATTTGAGTAATCTTGCTCTTCCCACAGGAGTTTCTTTAGAAATGCGCTTCTTCGGAGCGAAATATTCTCTTTTTACGCAATTTAGCATGGCCTATATTAAAGACTTGCTTAGAGAAAATCCTGTAACAACTGCTTCCTTGATCCTGAATCAACATTCCTGGAAAGTCGCAGGAGTCTTTATAGGACAAGAAGCTATGAACTTAAAGTTTCGCACTACTTTCAAATATAGATTAGCTACAGCTTATTTAGGAATTTCGACAATACAACGCGAAGGAAACAATCTCTCTGGAGATGCTTTTGGTGGTTTATCCCTAAGCTTCTAA
- the lspA gene encoding signal peptidase II — protein sequence MSSRSRSTFLAISFLILIDWVTKLAVLLYRGNLPDASPILYQCSWGKLFFCICPTFNEGAAFGLFSKYKYFLFVIRIAIILGILAFLFLRKKRTSPSIRFSLILLCSGAIGNVGDILFYRHVVDFISIGYKRWSFPTFNFADIFISLGTLIFVYKLYFPTKQKMK from the coding sequence ATGTCTAGTCGCTCTCGATCTACCTTCCTTGCTATTTCATTTTTAATCCTTATTGATTGGGTCACTAAACTAGCTGTTTTGTTATACCGAGGAAATCTTCCTGATGCTAGCCCCATACTATACCAATGTAGTTGGGGTAAGCTATTTTTTTGCATTTGTCCTACCTTTAATGAAGGTGCGGCTTTCGGATTATTTTCAAAATATAAATATTTCTTATTTGTTATACGTATAGCAATTATTTTAGGCATTCTTGCCTTTCTTTTTTTAAGAAAGAAAAGAACCTCCCCCTCAATCCGCTTCTCTCTGATTCTCCTTTGTTCCGGAGCTATTGGTAACGTTGGAGATATCCTATTTTACAGACATGTAGTGGATTTTATTTCTATCGGTTACAAACGCTGGTCCTTTCCAACATTTAATTTTGCCGATATTTTTATCTCTTTAGGAACTTTAATCTTCGTATATAAGCTTTATTTTCCTACTAAACAAAAGATGAAATAG
- a CDS encoding riboflavin synthase subunit alpha: MFSGIVQELGEIFSIQPRDEGLTIGVRGSSTCISELEIGCSVAIDGVCLTVIKLEEEGKMFFDIIPETLACTTIGERVVGDRVNIERSLKASDEIGGHMVSGHVCGIGEIVRIEKNRYYFRVPSSLSIYLFEKGFVSVDGISLTVVTIDEDVFSIGLIPETLSRTTLGYKRVGAKVNIEPDMATKTQVDTLRRLYPPQ, translated from the coding sequence ATGTTTTCTGGAATAGTTCAAGAGCTTGGTGAAATATTTAGTATTCAGCCGAGAGACGAAGGTTTAACCATAGGTGTGAGAGGATCTTCGACATGTATTTCCGAGTTGGAAATTGGTTGTAGTGTTGCTATTGATGGCGTTTGTCTTACTGTAATTAAACTTGAAGAAGAAGGTAAAATGTTTTTTGATATTATTCCTGAAACTCTTGCTTGTACTACAATAGGAGAGAGAGTTGTAGGCGATCGTGTCAATATTGAACGCTCTTTAAAAGCTTCTGATGAAATCGGAGGGCATATGGTCTCTGGGCATGTTTGTGGTATCGGAGAGATTGTGCGTATAGAGAAAAATCGGTATTATTTTCGTGTTCCAAGTTCCTTATCTATATATCTTTTTGAAAAAGGGTTTGTTTCGGTAGATGGAATTAGCTTGACTGTTGTTACTATAGACGAAGATGTATTTTCAATAGGATTAATCCCCGAAACATTATCTCGAACGACTTTAGGATATAAGCGGGTGGGGGCGAAAGTAAATATTGAGCCTGATATGGCAACAAAAACACAAGTGGATACCTTAAGGCGTTTGTATCCTCCGCAATAA
- a CDS encoding TraR/DksA family transcriptional regulator, with protein MPLSEDEIANFKQRLLEMKYKLSHTLEGNAQEVKKPNEATGYSQHQADQGTDTFDRTISLEVTTKEYELLRQINRALEKIEESSYGICDVSGEEIPLARLMAIPYATMTVKAQSQFEKGLLYGN; from the coding sequence ATGCCGTTGTCTGAGGACGAAATAGCCAATTTTAAACAAAGACTTCTAGAGATGAAATATAAATTATCTCATACCCTAGAAGGGAACGCTCAAGAAGTCAAAAAACCTAACGAAGCTACTGGATATTCTCAACATCAAGCTGATCAGGGTACCGATACTTTTGATAGAACTATCAGTTTAGAGGTGACAACTAAAGAATACGAACTATTAAGACAAATTAATCGAGCTCTGGAAAAAATCGAGGAATCTTCTTATGGGATCTGTGATGTAAGCGGGGAAGAAATTCCTCTAGCTCGTTTAATGGCGATTCCCTATGCTACAATGACGGTCAAAGCTCAATCACAATTCGAGAAAGGCCTACTTTATGGAAACTAA
- a CDS encoding YtxH domain-containing protein, whose amino-acid sequence MFRNHKPNKKTCKRWRWLRGVLFGGFIATLLTCLFTPKSGVQLRKKLSRVKTSGTKKGKTLFKHSKQHTKAFAQQTKTLAKNISKEIKDFTKAIIDETKD is encoded by the coding sequence ATGTTTAGAAATCACAAACCCAATAAAAAAACTTGCAAACGTTGGCGTTGGCTCAGAGGTGTACTATTCGGAGGATTTATAGCTACATTGCTTACTTGTTTGTTCACTCCAAAAAGTGGTGTGCAGTTGAGGAAAAAACTTTCTAGAGTAAAAACTTCAGGAACGAAAAAAGGCAAAACTTTATTTAAACATTCTAAACAACATACAAAAGCTTTTGCGCAACAAACAAAAACGCTAGCAAAAAATATATCTAAAGAAATCAAAGATTTCACAAAAGCAATAATCGATGAAACTAAAGATTAA
- a CDS encoding amino acid carrier protein, translated as MNTVLSLLAAFDDFFWSYVAFLMIIFLGLSFSWKSGFSQFTKFPQFCRLFYQYSQESSNKKGKESERGVHPLKVFFASASGNIGIGNVVGIVTAACIGGPGALFWVWIAGIFGSIVKYSEVYLGIKFRKVDNDGVYQGGPMYFLDKAYGTKLVPIIVAVLLCIYGVEIYQFSVIADTISHCWSIPKLFTIFGLLFLILYAVQGGLQRIGKICAFVLPFFLTVYCALSLYILVKEFHQLPSLFSAVFSSAFTGHGAIGGFAGCTLATTIHQGISRAAYSGDIGIGFDSIIQSESSAKRPETQAQLSIIGLAIDNLICTLSLLMVLASGSWSLGLDNASQAVEHALATYFPLVKILLPTFFFVTGYTTIISYFLVGKKCAKFLYGNAGSKIYTLYGAAILPAFCFLSQNTALLIMSVSGALLLCFNLFGVFLMRKEVEFPTSDKAIELPSSAE; from the coding sequence ATGAACACAGTCTTGTCTTTACTAGCAGCCTTCGATGACTTCTTCTGGTCATACGTGGCTTTTCTCATGATTATTTTTCTGGGGCTAAGCTTTTCATGGAAATCTGGTTTTTCTCAATTCACCAAGTTTCCTCAATTCTGCAGGCTTTTCTACCAGTATTCGCAGGAGTCTTCCAATAAGAAGGGGAAGGAAAGCGAAAGAGGTGTTCACCCATTAAAGGTATTTTTTGCTTCAGCAAGCGGAAATATCGGTATCGGTAATGTTGTAGGAATTGTTACCGCTGCGTGCATTGGTGGTCCTGGAGCCCTATTTTGGGTTTGGATCGCAGGGATTTTTGGCTCTATAGTGAAATACTCCGAAGTGTACTTAGGGATTAAATTCCGTAAAGTAGATAACGATGGCGTTTATCAGGGTGGGCCGATGTACTTCCTAGATAAAGCCTATGGAACCAAACTCGTACCTATTATTGTAGCTGTATTGCTCTGTATCTACGGTGTAGAAATCTATCAGTTTTCTGTTATTGCCGACACGATTTCCCATTGCTGGAGTATTCCAAAATTGTTTACCATTTTTGGTTTGCTATTTTTAATTCTCTACGCAGTTCAAGGAGGATTACAACGTATTGGAAAGATCTGTGCTTTCGTGCTTCCATTTTTCCTTACCGTATACTGCGCACTATCTCTATATATACTTGTAAAAGAGTTTCACCAACTTCCCTCTCTATTTTCTGCTGTATTCTCATCAGCGTTTACAGGACACGGAGCTATTGGCGGATTTGCCGGCTGTACTTTAGCAACTACAATTCACCAAGGTATCTCTAGAGCGGCTTATTCCGGAGATATTGGTATTGGCTTTGACTCTATTATTCAAAGTGAAAGTTCTGCAAAACGTCCAGAAACACAAGCTCAGCTAAGTATCATAGGACTTGCGATAGATAATCTTATCTGTACTCTAAGCTTACTTATGGTGCTTGCATCAGGATCATGGTCTCTAGGCCTTGACAACGCTTCTCAAGCTGTTGAACATGCTCTAGCAACGTATTTCCCTCTTGTGAAGATCTTACTCCCCACATTCTTCTTTGTAACAGGTTATACAACAATTATTTCGTATTTCCTCGTAGGAAAAAAATGTGCAAAGTTTCTTTACGGAAACGCTGGATCAAAGATCTATACTCTATACGGAGCTGCTATATTACCAGCATTTTGCTTCTTATCGCAAAATACAGCTCTATTGATAATGTCTGTATCCGGAGCTCTTCTCCTATGCTTTAACCTGTTCGGGGTCTTCCTAATGAGAAAAGAGGTGGAATTCCCAACATCCGATAAAGCAATTGAGCTTCCCTCATCAGCAGAATAA